A genomic window from Sphingobacterium sp. BN32 includes:
- a CDS encoding YafY family protein — MSTNKLALIRYKTIDNCLRQKHRKWTLDELIEKVSEQLYELEGIHNGVSKRTIQADIQLMRSNKLGYNAPIIVTDRKYYSYEDPSYSISNSPISATDMEKMKEVVEVLKHLNGFAYFEEMSDIIARLEDNMLVSSGEHKQAIQMESNTLLKGLNWINILHRAIREEIPLLITYKSFKTDTPSDAVYFPYLLKEYRNRWFLICRHKKNNGIQTLALDRIHDIAEMAKSHFEPYEGVDFERYYADTIGVTKSLKDRGNKVLLHVESKNAPYVETKPLHNSQQILNRFDDGSIIIRIDVVLNFELEREILGFGECMKVLAPRYLVNRIKRRITQSMNQYSDSPSKEQKTKEEKQ, encoded by the coding sequence ATGTCAACAAACAAACTCGCCTTAATACGTTATAAAACGATTGATAATTGTCTACGCCAAAAGCATCGCAAATGGACGCTGGATGAACTTATAGAAAAGGTTTCCGAACAGCTTTATGAGTTGGAAGGAATTCATAATGGGGTCAGCAAACGTACGATTCAAGCCGACATACAATTGATGCGATCGAATAAGCTCGGTTACAACGCACCTATCATTGTGACCGACAGAAAGTATTACTCCTACGAAGATCCGAGCTACAGCATCAGCAACTCGCCTATTTCTGCTACAGATATGGAAAAGATGAAGGAAGTTGTGGAAGTCCTAAAACACCTGAACGGCTTCGCCTATTTTGAGGAGATGAGCGATATCATTGCACGTTTGGAAGATAATATGCTGGTCAGCTCCGGCGAACATAAGCAAGCCATACAGATGGAAAGCAACACTTTATTGAAAGGGCTCAATTGGATAAACATACTGCACAGGGCTATCCGCGAAGAGATACCTTTGCTGATTACCTATAAATCCTTCAAAACCGACACGCCATCTGATGCTGTTTATTTCCCTTACTTATTGAAGGAATATAGAAATCGCTGGTTCCTAATCTGTAGGCATAAGAAAAACAATGGCATACAGACCTTGGCTCTAGACCGTATCCATGACATCGCAGAGATGGCGAAGTCGCATTTTGAGCCCTATGAAGGCGTAGATTTTGAGCGCTACTATGCCGATACGATTGGTGTTACTAAATCGCTCAAAGACCGCGGGAACAAGGTGTTATTGCACGTTGAATCAAAGAATGCGCCTTATGTGGAGACTAAGCCTCTACATAATTCGCAACAGATATTGAATCGCTTCGATGATGGCAGCATCATTATCCGAATCGATGTTGTATTGAATTTTGAACTCGAAAGAGAGATATTGGGCTTCGGAGAATGTATGAAAGTGCTCGCTCCTCGTTACTTAGTAAATCGAATAAAAAGAAGAATAACGCAGAGTATGAATCAGTACAGCGATTCGCCATCCAAGGAGCAAAAAACAAAAGAAGAAAAACAATAG
- a CDS encoding thiazole synthase, whose amino-acid sequence MKNLIIADKEFTSRLFLGTGKFGSYTLMQEAIKASGSELVTMALKRLDPNSKKENLWSALQLPGVNLLPNTSGARNAKEAVLAAQLAREAMETDWLKLEIHPDPRYLLPDPIETLKATEELAKLGFIILPYVHADPVLCKRLEDAGTAAVMPLGAPIGSNKGLKTLDFLEIIIDQSHVPVVIDAGIGAPSDAAKAIEMGADAVLVNTAIAAAKDPAAMAEAFRLAVLAGRQAYLSGLDAKREHAEASSPLTAFLMED is encoded by the coding sequence ATGAAGAATTTGATTATAGCAGATAAGGAATTTACCTCGCGCTTATTTTTAGGAACGGGGAAATTCGGAAGTTATACCCTGATGCAAGAAGCAATTAAAGCGTCAGGAAGCGAGTTAGTTACTATGGCATTAAAACGCCTTGACCCGAACAGTAAAAAAGAAAACCTATGGTCGGCATTGCAGTTGCCGGGGGTCAATCTATTGCCCAATACCTCAGGCGCTCGAAATGCGAAAGAGGCTGTATTGGCAGCGCAGTTAGCAAGAGAAGCTATGGAGACCGATTGGTTAAAACTGGAGATACATCCAGATCCACGCTATCTTCTTCCAGACCCCATCGAAACACTGAAAGCCACCGAAGAATTAGCGAAACTAGGCTTTATCATCCTCCCATATGTCCATGCCGACCCGGTACTGTGCAAGCGTCTGGAAGATGCCGGAACGGCAGCAGTGATGCCTTTAGGAGCGCCGATTGGTAGCAACAAAGGCTTGAAAACTTTAGACTTCCTAGAGATTATTATTGATCAGAGCCATGTTCCTGTTGTAATCGACGCAGGAATAGGTGCCCCTTCGGATGCTGCCAAAGCGATTGAGATGGGTGCAGATGCCGTATTAGTGAATACGGCCATTGCTGCCGCCAAAGATCCCGCTGCCATGGCAGAGGCCTTTCGTTTGGCAGTACTCGCCGGACGACAAGCTTATCTTTCCGGATTAGACGCAAAGCGCGAGCATGCAGAAGCCTCTAGTCCGCTTACCGCATTCTTAATGGAGGATTAA
- a CDS encoding RtcB family protein: MENKRINGNDLIALGYKENFALGAALKINSKRHGLKKDEMLQKFKEVLENPESFLEDKVFKPLAESLINTEKIESSLVRLKEERDEYAVYGVENIELGAKQQMNTAMKLPVTVAGALMPDAHQGYGLPIGGVLATNNAVIPYGVGVDIGCRMALSIFDLPASALETQKDFFQDVIMKNSRFGAGNGFLKHERQDHAVLDNKLFEEIPFIKDLKDKAWTQLGSSGGGNHFVEFGTLEFAEDDKALGIAKGTYVALLTHSGSRGLGAMIANHYTKLAKDICKLPYEAQNLAYLDLNSEEGLEYWLAMNLAGDYASACHEVIHEKVKNSLAAERLAKVENHHNFAWKEQLNGEEVIVHRKGATPAGKDVMGIIPGSMATSGFLVRGKGEEKSINSASHGAGRLMSRTQAIKTLSQSELDKMLSDQGITLIGASMDEAPMAYKNIHAVMEAQEDLVDIVATFSPKIVRMADDGSRED; encoded by the coding sequence ATGGAAAATAAAAGAATTAATGGCAATGATTTAATTGCTTTAGGATATAAAGAGAACTTTGCTTTAGGGGCGGCTTTGAAAATCAATAGCAAACGCCATGGGCTGAAGAAGGATGAAATGTTGCAGAAGTTTAAAGAGGTTTTGGAGAATCCTGAATCCTTTTTAGAGGACAAGGTGTTCAAACCCTTGGCCGAATCTTTAATCAACACCGAAAAGATTGAATCGAGTTTAGTTCGCCTGAAAGAAGAGCGAGATGAGTATGCGGTTTACGGCGTTGAAAACATTGAATTGGGAGCGAAGCAGCAGATGAACACGGCAATGAAGTTGCCAGTTACGGTGGCTGGCGCACTAATGCCAGATGCACATCAAGGCTACGGGCTGCCTATCGGTGGGGTATTAGCGACCAACAACGCAGTTATTCCGTATGGGGTGGGTGTCGATATCGGATGCCGAATGGCTTTATCTATTTTCGATTTACCTGCAAGCGCATTGGAAACACAGAAAGACTTCTTTCAGGATGTAATCATGAAGAATTCGCGCTTTGGTGCGGGCAATGGTTTCTTGAAACATGAGCGTCAGGATCATGCAGTCTTAGATAATAAATTGTTCGAAGAGATTCCTTTTATTAAGGATTTGAAGGACAAGGCTTGGACGCAACTAGGTTCATCGGGTGGTGGTAACCACTTTGTAGAATTCGGAACGCTCGAGTTTGCGGAAGATGATAAAGCATTAGGGATCGCGAAGGGAACATATGTTGCGTTATTGACGCACTCTGGATCTCGCGGCCTCGGGGCCATGATTGCCAATCATTATACGAAACTTGCGAAAGACATTTGCAAGCTTCCATACGAGGCGCAGAATCTGGCTTACTTGGATTTAAATTCTGAGGAAGGTTTGGAGTACTGGTTGGCGATGAACCTTGCGGGAGATTACGCTTCGGCTTGCCATGAAGTTATCCACGAGAAGGTTAAGAACAGCTTGGCTGCAGAGCGATTGGCAAAAGTCGAGAACCACCACAACTTCGCCTGGAAGGAACAGTTAAATGGCGAAGAGGTCATTGTCCACCGTAAAGGTGCTACGCCAGCAGGAAAAGATGTTATGGGTATTATTCCAGGCTCCATGGCAACCTCCGGGTTCTTAGTGCGTGGAAAAGGAGAGGAGAAATCCATCAATTCTGCATCGCACGGTGCTGGACGATTAATGAGCCGTACGCAGGCCATTAAGACCTTGTCGCAGTCCGAACTGGATAAGATGTTATCCGACCAAGGGATTACATTGATCGGAGCATCAATGGACGAAGCGCCTATGGCTTATAAAAATATCCATGCCGTGATGGAAGCGCAAGAGGACTTAGTGGATATCGTTGCGACCTTTTCGCCAAAGATTGTGAGAATGGCTGATGATGGGTCGAGGGAAGACTAG
- the thiS gene encoding sulfur carrier protein ThiS — MELTINQQSKHFDKAPESLAALLASEFAVLRKGTAVAVNNRVIPMVEWAETRLFDKDHILIITATQGG; from the coding sequence ATGGAACTAACAATCAATCAACAGTCCAAACATTTCGATAAAGCTCCGGAGAGTCTTGCTGCCTTGCTCGCATCAGAGTTTGCTGTGTTACGCAAAGGCACGGCTGTCGCTGTCAATAACAGAGTTATCCCTATGGTAGAATGGGCAGAAACTAGGTTATTCGACAAGGATCATATTCTAATCATCACCGCAACCCAAGGCGGCTAA
- a CDS encoding slipin family protein: MKRVTINKNEVGLVVKNKAVVQVLNEGKHWVGFGERADIYNMSNPFQVTHDLDVLLQLPTFTELVEVVEVGDNEIALQYVNNNFKGVLAAGRHIFWKGLNSLRFDIYDTSTLEIPKSINRELYERVPFSYYVRQFKVEPTEIGLLFVDGAFVKEVKAGTYFFWKNTTTIQVSKVDLRLTSMDVVGQEILTKDKAQVRINFAIQYKVMDVMKALLENKNYDQLLYAEMQFALREYIGNMTLDALMENKGSISEYVIEATKAQVAQLGVTLMSAGVKDIILPGEIRKIMNEVLMAEKKAQANIITRREETASTRSLLNTAKLLEENAMLFKLKEMEYVEKIAEKVNAISVSGNGQIVDQLKQLFVK; the protein is encoded by the coding sequence ATGAAAAGAGTAACAATTAACAAAAATGAAGTAGGATTGGTTGTTAAGAACAAAGCAGTAGTACAAGTACTTAATGAAGGAAAACATTGGGTAGGCTTCGGCGAACGCGCTGATATCTACAACATGTCAAATCCGTTTCAGGTTACTCATGATCTGGATGTTTTATTACAGTTGCCTACATTCACCGAATTGGTCGAAGTCGTGGAAGTTGGAGATAATGAGATCGCTTTGCAGTATGTGAACAACAACTTCAAAGGAGTCTTAGCTGCCGGTCGTCATATTTTTTGGAAGGGTTTGAATTCGTTACGATTCGATATCTATGATACTTCGACTTTAGAAATTCCAAAATCTATCAACCGTGAGTTGTATGAACGTGTTCCATTTTCATACTATGTGCGACAATTTAAGGTTGAACCTACCGAAATAGGCTTATTATTTGTGGACGGGGCATTCGTCAAGGAGGTTAAAGCGGGCACTTATTTTTTCTGGAAGAATACGACGACTATTCAGGTATCGAAAGTAGATTTACGATTAACGAGCATGGATGTAGTCGGCCAGGAAATCTTAACGAAAGATAAGGCGCAGGTGAGAATCAACTTTGCGATCCAATACAAAGTGATGGATGTGATGAAGGCGCTATTGGAGAACAAAAATTACGATCAGTTATTGTATGCCGAGATGCAGTTTGCATTACGCGAGTACATTGGCAACATGACGCTCGACGCCTTAATGGAAAACAAAGGATCGATTAGTGAATATGTGATCGAGGCGACGAAAGCGCAGGTCGCACAATTGGGGGTAACCTTGATGAGCGCCGGTGTGAAGGACATCATCTTACCTGGAGAAATCCGTAAGATCATGAATGAGGTTTTGATGGCCGAGAAAAAAGCACAAGCCAATATCATCACCCGTCGTGAGGAAACTGCGTCGACACGTAGCTTGTTGAATACTGCGAAGTTGTTGGAAGAAAATGCGATGTTGTTCAAATTGAAAGAAATGGAATACGTAGAGAAGATTGCCGAGAAAGTGAATGCGATATCGGTATCTGGAAATGGACAGATCGTAGATCAGTTAAAACAATTGTTCGTAAAATAG
- a CDS encoding thiamine phosphate synthase — MIVISNEQAVKNETAIMRHLLQYDILLHIRRPMISSSAFESLIQAIGIEQLDKLVSHQQHDLAAEMGFTRLHFNSQDRKKGLHVKYQGTLICSTSTHSIAEFNSLDDSWNYAFLSPFYPSISKQGYGEGSAILKELPRRTNQNCKLIALGGIHKDNLQQALDAGADDVAMLGSIWQAENPVSYLASCLSKVEL, encoded by the coding sequence ATGATTGTCATCAGTAACGAACAGGCGGTGAAAAATGAGACAGCGATCATGCGACATTTGTTGCAGTATGATATTCTATTGCATATTCGCCGCCCCATGATAAGTTCGTCGGCTTTCGAAAGCTTAATCCAAGCGATAGGAATTGAACAGCTTGATAAGTTAGTGAGCCATCAGCAGCATGATTTGGCTGCAGAAATGGGGTTTACACGTTTGCATTTCAATAGTCAAGATCGCAAGAAAGGTCTGCATGTAAAATATCAAGGAACTTTGATCTGCTCAACTTCCACGCATAGCATAGCAGAGTTCAATTCCTTAGATGACAGTTGGAATTATGCTTTCTTGAGTCCTTTTTACCCCAGCATTTCCAAGCAGGGTTATGGCGAAGGAAGTGCAATCTTGAAGGAACTCCCGCGTAGAACAAATCAAAACTGTAAGCTAATCGCATTAGGCGGTATTCATAAAGACAACTTACAGCAAGCATTAGACGCGGGTGCAGATGATGTCGCTATGCTGGGTTCCATTTGGCAAGCTGAGAATCCGGTAAGCTATTTAGCATCTTGCTTATCGAAGGTTGAATTATAA
- a CDS encoding thiamine phosphate synthase: protein MMNRNRRLPRLMFISNGTAMDEQLAGIRLVLESGVEFIQVRWKEATATQLKDLAEAAIQLCMQYNAICIVNDFPGLAKSLDTDGVHLGLEDDAIISARKQLGNDKIIGGTANTLEHVQQRIAEGCDYIGLGPFRFTATKKKLSPVLGLQGYKNLLRDLDIHSTPPIYAIGGITIDDVSALRKIGIYGVALSGFLLKNPQAIPQLNKYLYEEFDYSR from the coding sequence ATGATGAATAGAAATAGAAGATTACCTCGATTAATGTTTATTTCGAACGGGACAGCGATGGATGAACAGTTGGCGGGTATCCGATTGGTATTAGAATCGGGTGTAGAGTTTATTCAGGTGCGCTGGAAAGAGGCTACTGCGACGCAATTGAAAGACCTTGCCGAGGCGGCCATACAGCTTTGTATGCAGTATAACGCCATATGTATAGTCAACGATTTCCCGGGGCTAGCGAAATCGCTAGATACCGACGGCGTACATTTAGGCTTGGAAGATGATGCTATTATATCTGCGAGAAAACAACTCGGCAATGATAAAATAATCGGTGGGACAGCGAATACGCTAGAACATGTACAGCAAAGAATCGCTGAAGGCTGTGATTATATCGGCCTTGGTCCCTTTCGTTTTACAGCAACGAAGAAAAAGCTGAGCCCTGTTTTAGGGCTTCAAGGCTACAAGAACCTACTCCGTGATCTTGATATTCATTCTACCCCACCGATCTACGCGATCGGTGGAATCACTATTGACGACGTATCAGCATTACGTAAAATCGGGATTTACGGTGTTGCCTTATCGGGTTTCTTGCTCAAGAACCCACAGGCTATACCACAACTTAACAAATACCTATATGAAGAATTTGATTATAGCAGATAA
- a CDS encoding Crp/Fnr family transcriptional regulator — protein MKATIGLYTNYYLLTTISIAICVNSYYFRSADPIDKRFASSPMTIEQLLNNFYELPASSLELLVNEMQEVRFSKGHILLESDRLERKVYFLTKGLVRAYSPQPEQDITFWFGLEGDIVLSMRSYVEQVKSYEDVELMEDSTLYGIGIEKLKSLYLRDIHIANLGRVIVEGELLKMEKRWISSQIKSAKERYDELVEESPALLQRVPLKYIASFLRMTPVSLSRIRKEK, from the coding sequence ATGAAGGCAACCATAGGTCTTTACACTAACTACTATCTACTAACTACTATTTCTATCGCTATTTGCGTTAATTCTTACTATTTTAGGAGTGCAGATCCGATAGATAAGAGGTTTGCGTCTTCACCCATGACAATTGAACAACTATTAAACAATTTTTATGAGCTTCCTGCGTCCTCTTTGGAACTCTTGGTAAACGAGATGCAGGAAGTCCGTTTTTCAAAGGGGCATATCCTTCTCGAGTCCGACCGCTTGGAACGCAAAGTATACTTTCTTACAAAAGGCCTGGTTCGGGCATATTCTCCACAACCTGAGCAGGACATTACGTTTTGGTTTGGACTGGAAGGTGATATCGTATTGTCGATGCGCAGCTATGTAGAACAGGTGAAGTCTTATGAAGATGTCGAATTGATGGAGGACAGCACCCTCTATGGAATCGGCATTGAGAAGTTGAAATCCTTATACCTTCGCGACATACATATTGCCAATTTGGGTAGAGTAATCGTGGAAGGGGAGCTGCTGAAGATGGAGAAGCGATGGATCTCTTCGCAGATAAAATCTGCGAAGGAGCGCTACGATGAGTTGGTCGAAGAGTCGCCGGCGCTGCTTCAGCGTGTTCCACTTAAGTACATTGCTTCTTTCCTGCGAATGACACCTGTCAGTTTAAGTCGGATTCGGAAAGAGAAGTAA
- the thiH gene encoding 2-iminoacetate synthase ThiH: MVSANFQTVFDAYSWEDVRNRIYSSTAMDVERSLNKSKKDINDFLVLLSPAAAAYLEPMAQAAQRLTQQRFGKTIQLYAPLYVSNECQNICTYCGFSMDNKIRRKTLSNTELLIEGMALKSMGIDHVLLVSGEANKIVDTPYYEHAIKLLKPHFAQISIEVQPLDLEDYQILRAAGCHTVLVYQETYHQEVYKQYHPKGKKSNFKYRLDTPDRIGQSGIHKMGLGVLLGLEDWRVDSFFNALHIDYLQRKYWQTKYSVSFPRLRPAQGIIEPNFIMEDRDLLQLICAYRLWNPDLEISVSTREREVFRNHIIAIAATTMSAASKTNPGGYVVDPQSLEQFEISDERSMEEIRNIIQQAGYEAVMKDWDPAYTGV, from the coding sequence ATGGTATCAGCAAATTTCCAAACAGTATTCGATGCGTATTCCTGGGAAGACGTTAGAAACCGCATCTATAGCTCTACTGCGATGGATGTTGAACGCAGTCTGAACAAGTCAAAAAAAGACATCAACGATTTTTTAGTCTTGCTATCCCCTGCTGCAGCGGCCTATCTGGAGCCTATGGCTCAGGCAGCCCAGCGCTTGACACAGCAACGCTTTGGCAAAACGATACAGCTTTACGCACCACTATACGTAAGCAATGAATGCCAAAACATTTGTACCTATTGCGGCTTCAGTATGGACAATAAGATTCGGAGAAAGACCTTAAGCAATACCGAACTGCTGATCGAAGGCATGGCTCTTAAATCGATGGGCATCGACCATGTACTTTTAGTTAGCGGTGAAGCCAATAAAATTGTCGACACGCCCTACTATGAGCATGCTATTAAGCTATTAAAGCCTCACTTTGCGCAGATATCCATAGAGGTTCAACCGCTAGACCTGGAAGATTATCAGATCCTAAGAGCTGCCGGTTGCCATACGGTGCTAGTCTATCAGGAGACCTACCACCAAGAGGTTTACAAGCAATATCACCCCAAAGGCAAGAAGTCGAATTTTAAGTATCGTTTAGATACGCCAGACCGCATCGGGCAATCCGGCATTCATAAAATGGGACTCGGAGTTTTGCTAGGCTTGGAAGACTGGCGAGTAGACAGCTTTTTCAATGCGCTACATATCGATTATCTACAACGGAAGTACTGGCAAACCAAGTATTCCGTATCCTTTCCGCGCCTTCGCCCGGCGCAAGGGATCATCGAGCCCAACTTCATCATGGAAGATCGCGATCTTTTGCAATTAATATGTGCTTACAGGCTTTGGAATCCAGACCTGGAAATCTCTGTTTCGACCAGAGAACGTGAGGTTTTCCGAAATCATATTATCGCTATTGCGGCTACCACGATGAGCGCCGCGTCCAAAACCAATCCTGGCGGCTATGTCGTAGATCCGCAGTCGCTGGAACAGTTTGAAATATCCGATGAGCGCAGCATGGAGGAAATCCGAAACATTATTCAACAAGCCGGCTATGAGGCCGTCATGAAAGACTGGGACCCAGCGTATACAGGTGTTTAA
- the thiC gene encoding phosphomethylpyrimidine synthase ThiC codes for MKEQGISQQPFPNSKKIYVPGNIHPIRVAMREISLSNTKLSNGGEEKNPPITLYDTSGPYTDEELTIDVRQGISRIREQWILDRQDVEILDGISSEYGQARLADDRLDELRFSYSHRPMRAKPDANVTQLHYAKQGIITAEMEYVAIRENQRIEQLEHATPGMEQQHEGNSFGANTPKNRITPEFVRAEIAAGRAIIPNNINHPESEPMIIGRNFLVKINANIGNSAVTSSIEEEVEKAVWACRWGADTIMDLSTGKNIHETREWIIRNSPVPIGTVPIYQALEKVKGVPEDLTWEIFRDTLIEQAEQGVSYFTIHAGVLLRYIHLTAKRVTGIVSRGGSIMAKWCLFHHKENFLYTHFDEICQIMKQYDVAFSLGDGLRPGSIADANDAAQFAELETLGELTKIAWKHDVQVMIEGPGHVPMHMIKENMEKQLEECDEAPFYTLGPLTTDIAPGYDHITSAIGAAMIGWYGCAMLCYVTPKEHLGLPNKKDVKDGVITYKLAAHAADLAKGHPGAQYRDNALSKARFEFRWEDQFNLSLDPDTAREYHDETLPADGAKIAHFCSMCGPKFCSMKITQEIREATEQGMLEKSQEFIESGKEIYL; via the coding sequence ATGAAAGAACAAGGAATTTCACAGCAACCTTTCCCTAACTCAAAGAAGATTTATGTGCCGGGAAATATACATCCCATTCGCGTGGCCATGCGGGAGATTAGCTTAAGTAATACCAAGCTCAGCAATGGCGGTGAGGAAAAGAATCCTCCGATTACGCTATATGACACTTCAGGGCCGTATACCGATGAAGAATTGACGATAGATGTGCGCCAGGGTATATCACGCATTCGGGAGCAATGGATTCTTGATCGGCAGGATGTGGAAATCTTAGACGGTATCAGTTCAGAATATGGGCAAGCACGATTAGCAGATGATCGCCTGGATGAACTGCGATTCAGCTACAGCCATCGACCGATGCGAGCTAAGCCGGATGCGAATGTGACACAGCTACATTATGCTAAGCAGGGAATCATCACGGCCGAGATGGAATATGTGGCTATTCGTGAGAATCAGCGTATTGAGCAATTGGAGCATGCGACTCCGGGCATGGAGCAGCAGCATGAGGGCAATAGCTTCGGCGCCAATACCCCGAAGAATCGGATTACACCGGAGTTCGTCCGTGCGGAGATTGCTGCCGGTCGAGCGATTATCCCTAACAATATCAACCACCCAGAGAGCGAGCCGATGATTATCGGGCGTAACTTCCTCGTGAAAATCAACGCGAATATCGGCAATAGTGCTGTTACCTCCAGCATTGAAGAGGAAGTCGAGAAAGCGGTATGGGCATGCCGATGGGGTGCAGATACTATTATGGACTTATCGACCGGGAAGAATATTCATGAAACCAGAGAGTGGATCATCCGCAACTCGCCGGTTCCTATTGGTACTGTTCCAATCTATCAGGCGCTAGAAAAAGTAAAAGGCGTGCCGGAAGACCTGACCTGGGAGATATTCCGTGACACATTAATCGAACAAGCAGAACAAGGGGTTTCCTACTTCACGATACATGCAGGCGTTTTGCTCCGCTATATCCACTTAACGGCAAAACGCGTGACAGGGATTGTTTCCCGCGGTGGTTCCATCATGGCTAAATGGTGCTTATTCCACCATAAAGAGAACTTTCTATACACGCATTTCGATGAGATTTGCCAAATCATGAAGCAATATGATGTGGCATTCTCATTAGGTGATGGTCTACGTCCGGGTTCTATTGCAGATGCAAATGATGCAGCGCAGTTTGCAGAATTGGAGACGCTTGGTGAGCTGACGAAGATCGCATGGAAGCACGACGTCCAAGTTATGATCGAAGGACCGGGGCACGTTCCTATGCACATGATCAAGGAGAATATGGAAAAGCAGTTGGAGGAGTGTGACGAGGCGCCATTCTACACCCTAGGGCCATTGACAACGGATATCGCGCCGGGCTATGACCATATTACTTCAGCAATCGGTGCTGCCATGATCGGATGGTATGGCTGTGCGATGCTATGTTATGTGACACCGAAGGAACATTTGGGTTTACCCAATAAAAAAGATGTGAAGGATGGGGTCATTACCTATAAGTTAGCCGCGCATGCTGCCGACTTAGCAAAGGGTCATCCGGGCGCACAATATAGAGACAATGCCCTAAGCAAAGCCCGCTTTGAATTCCGATGGGAAGATCAGTTCAACCTTTCCTTGGATCCGGATACGGCGAGAGAGTATCATGACGAAACTCTTCCTGCTGATGGTGCCAAGATTGCACATTTCTGCTCTATGTGTGGACCTAAGTTCTGCTCAATGAAGATTACGCAAGAAATTAGAGAAGCAACCGAACAAGGCATGCTTGAGAAATCACAAGAGTTTATCGAATCTGGCAAAGAGATTTACTTGTAA
- a CDS encoding HesA/MoeB/ThiF family protein, which translates to MKEKDHLFARYSRQIFIEEVGIEGQRKIMAAKVLVVGAGGLGSPVISYLAAAGVGHLGIADFDQVELHNLNRQTIHKESSVGELKVDSAEQFVKDLNSTIKLEKIAMKITKENVEEILKPYDIIIDGSDNFSTRYLINDTCVDQQKTLIYGSIFAFEGQVAVFNYKGSKDLRAIFPDAPAPDEVPNCDKNGVLGPLPGIVGSMMAMLALKVICDLPVETNQLTIIDTWGWRFTNISF; encoded by the coding sequence ATGAAAGAAAAGGACCATTTATTTGCCAGATACAGCCGACAGATCTTCATCGAGGAAGTCGGCATCGAAGGACAGCGTAAGATCATGGCTGCGAAGGTATTGGTCGTTGGCGCCGGAGGATTAGGTTCTCCGGTAATAAGTTATTTGGCCGCCGCAGGCGTCGGCCATTTAGGCATTGCCGACTTTGATCAAGTCGAATTACATAACCTAAACCGACAAACCATCCACAAAGAAAGTAGTGTCGGCGAGCTAAAAGTAGACTCCGCTGAACAGTTCGTCAAGGACTTAAATTCTACTATCAAATTGGAAAAGATTGCTATGAAAATCACGAAGGAAAACGTTGAGGAGATACTCAAGCCTTATGATATTATTATCGATGGTTCCGATAATTTCAGCACCCGCTATCTAATCAATGATACCTGCGTAGATCAACAGAAAACATTGATCTACGGAAGTATCTTTGCCTTTGAGGGACAAGTTGCTGTATTCAATTACAAGGGATCGAAAGACCTGCGCGCTATTTTTCCGGATGCTCCAGCACCCGACGAAGTCCCCAACTGTGATAAAAACGGCGTCCTCGGTCCACTCCCCGGCATAGTCGGCAGCATGATGGCCATGCTCGCCCTCAAAGTAATATGCGACCTGCCGGTCGAAACAAACCAATTAACCATTATCGACACCTGGGGCTGGAGATTCACGAACATTAGTTTCTAA